The region TGATCAAGGTTAAACAGATTTTCGATATTAAAGTAGGATTCTGCTTTGTTGATGCCTTCTTCCGTTAATTGAACCCCTTTGGTCTTTTCATCATACGTATAATCGGTTTCATGTTTGAGCGTGTTTACGAAAGAATTGGCTTGCATATACATTTGTGCAGATTTTTGTGCAGAACCTGAAATGATTAACGGGGTCCTCGCCTCATCAATAAGAATAGAGTCCACCTCATCAATAATGGCAAAATTAAGCGGACGCTGCACCATCTGCTCTTTATACAGAACCATGTTATCCCGCAGGTAATCAAACCCAAATTCGTTGTTTGTACCATACGTAATATCACTGTAGTATGCTTCCCGTTTTTCTTCTTTTGACAAGCCATTACCGTTCAGACCAACTGTCAAACCAAGAAATCCATATAATTCACCCATTTCACGTGCGTCCCGGTCTGCAAGGTAATCATTGACAGTTATAATATGAACGCCTTTTCCAGCAATAGCATTCAGGTATGCAGGCATTGTTGAGGCAAGGGTTTTACCTTCACCTGTCTTCATCTCCGCAATATTACCTTCATGCAACGCAATCGCACCCATCAGCTGAACAGGAAAAGGACGCATTCCAAGCACACGCTTCGAGCCTTCGCGGACTACTGCATATGCTTCGACCATCAAATCATCGAGGCTTTCGCCGTTTGCATAACGCTCCTTAAATTCATCTGTTTTCTGTTTAAGTTCTTCATCGCTCAATTTTTCTATATCATTTTCCAGTGCTTCTATCTGATCAACTTTTTTCTGAAGTTTGGATAGTTGTCGTTTCGTACCATCACCAAATATCTTTGTCAGTAATCCTGCCATTTAAAACGCTCCTCATATGATTGAAAAATCACTCTTGAATTACCATAATCCAACATTAATAATAACTTATCTAAACACGTATGACAACTGTTTGCGGATGAAACCGGAGGAAAGGCAAAAGGACTGTCCGGGGGTGGACAATCCTTTTTATGAGGTAAGTGTGAGGAAGACCCGTGGGAAATTGGACACTCAAGCGAACAGCAACCATTATGTGAGTACAGTAGTATGTGTGTTTTCGCTTAACTTTTTATCCAATTCAGTCAGCCTATGGTTTGTTGAAGCTACTATCTCAACGAGTTGCGTAATCGTTTCTTCGTGCTGCCGCACCTTTTTCGCTAGTTCATTATTGGTTAACTCACTCACATAATCAGCCCCTTTCGCTTTGATGATTCAGTTATACCACGAAGCATGTAAAATGTGCGAATTGCTATTTTTCTTATTTGGCGATTCTTTCGACAATTTTCGATTAAAAAATCCGCCTGTTTTTATATTTTGCAGAACCAACAAGGAATTTTAATATGTATTTCAGACCTAAAATAAAAATTCGGCAATCCATTCGACAAATTATGACAGATGCTTTTTCTTAAAATCTTCTCAAACAAATTCAAAGACGGCCCCGGGAAACCGGCGCCGTCCAAATTGTTTTTATCATCATCAGCTGTTGGGCTCAATCAATCCATACCTGCCGTCTTTCCGTCTGTAAACCACATTGGTATCGCCGGAAAGTGCGTTGGTAAAGACATAGAAAGCATGGCCGAGCATATCCATCTGCATGACTGCTTCCTCCGAGTCCATTGGCTTTAAGTCAAACCGTTTTGTGCGGACAATTTCAATATCATCCTCATTCGCTTCTGCCACTTGGATATTTGCCTCTTTTTCCAATTCAGCAAAAACATGTTTTGGAGAACCTTGCTGTCTAAATTTACGATTCACTTTTGTTTTGTACTTACGAATCTGCCTTTCCAATTTATCCACTACAAGATCGATAGCTGCATATAAGTCAATATGTTGCTCCTCCGCCCTCAATAGCAAATTTGTCATCGGAATCGTAACTTCAATCCTTTGTTCATCGTTATAGACACTTAAATTTACGTGTACATCAGAAGTTGGTGGTGTATCGAAATATCGTTCCAGTTTACTAATCTTTCTTTCAACATAGTCTCGTATAGCCCCTGTCACCTCTAAATTTTCACCACGGATGTTGTACTTCATAAATTGTGTCCTCCTTTCATCCTTATGCGTATATTATACTACGTTTCCCGTCACTTTTCCTGCTTAAACCGTTAAAAAAATCCGTCAGGTTATATCGAAGAATGTCGAATCAGGTGTGTAAGCGCTGTCACTGGCGCGTTACAGAAATTATAATAATTTAAAAAATAGTGAAAAATACCTATTCGAGCATTCTGCAAAATTCGATTTTTTTAACCGTAAGCTGGTCACTGATCCCGGAAAAAAAAGTCAGCCACGAACAAGTGTGAGCGCATAAATCTCCGTGCAGCCGCCTTCTTTCAGAATAGAAGCAGCATGTCGTATTGTTGTGCCTGTTGTATAAATATCGTCGATTAATACTACCGGATTGTCGACAGGCTTCAGTATTCTGAATGGGTTGACAGCGGATATCCGTTCATGACGGGTCTTCTTGGATTGCTTTTCACCATGAACTCTTGATAATGCTTCTTTTGTTTCAAGTGGCAAAAACCGGGCAAGCAGATCAGCCTGATTGAATCCCCGTTCCATCAGCCGTTCAGGACTCAATGGAATTGGGACAGCAACAGCATTTTTTGACAAAAACGAAAACTTTTGCTGAAATCCCTTCCGGAACTGTTTGTGAAAAGCCTCTGCGAAACAGTAATCTCCCCGATATTTCCACCGTGCAATCATTTCCTGCATCAAATCATTATATTGGAAAATGGAATAATTTAAAATAAGCGGATCCTTATGCTTATCCCACCATCGGCAGTCATCGCAGACGGACTGATTGCTGTGACGGCTGCATTTTTTACATCGTTGTCCGTCCAATACAATCAGCTTCCCCTGACATGGTTCACATAATTTCTCCGGCTCAGGAAGCAGAAACAAGTTACTCCAATTAATTACAGGGATAATTTCATTATCACACCACAAACAGTTCATATCAGTTAAAACCCCCGCGTCTGTTCATTTTCTTAATCGAGCGTACAGCATCAATCATTGCTTCCGTTTTGCCATCATGAAAGAATACTACTTCACCGGTCGGATCGGCAGGACTTCTCCCGGCTCTGCCGGCAATTTGGACAAGCGCGGCTTCATCGAACACTGTATGTCCGGAATCCAGAACGGCAACATCGACTGATGGAAAGGTTACGCCACGCTCCAAAATCGTGGTTGTTACAAGTGTTTGGATTTGCTTATTCCGGAACCGGTTTATCTTTTCCTCTCTGTCCTTATCGGATGCGTGCACTGCTGTTACATTCGTATCCCTCAGGACAGTTATAAGGTTTGGTATGAGATTTTCAGTTAAAGAAATGGTGGGTACAAAGATGAGCAGCTGTCTGTTGGGATTTGCCCGCTTTTTCGCCCAGTCCAGAAAAGTTTTAGGAGCAGTGGATTGTCTAAGATCTTTTTGAAGTGAAAACGTCATGCTGTATGATGGAACAGGTAACGGATGTCCATGAAACCTGCTGGGCACAAAAATATGTGGAAGTCTTTTCATTGCAATACGTTTCCGGTGCTCGGGACGGGGGGTGGCTGTCAAATAAATCGTGGTGCTGGTTACTTTTTTGGCGCGGTTGGATGCAAACGCCAATGATGGATCCGCATGATATGGAAATGCATCAATCTCATCAATAATAATCACATCAAAGGCATGTTTAAAACGAAGTAATTGATGGGTCGTTGCAATTATCATTTGAGCTGTTCCATCACTTTCCCTGCTGCCGCCATACATCCCTTGAATATACACATCCGAAAAAGCAGCACGCATTCTTGGCAGCAGTTCCCTTACAACATCCGTTCGCGGGGTAGCAATACAAATACGTTTTCCTAAGCGTAATGCCTCCGTAATACCCGGGAAAAGCATCTCCGTTTTCCCAGCTCCACAAACTGCCCATACAAGCAGTTCAGATTCTTTGGCGGTGATTGCTGATATAATACGTTCTGCCGCTTTTTGCTGTACCGTTGTCAATTCACCATGCCATGTACATGCATTGGCATATGTCGTCCACTCAACCTGCGGACCGCTCCATTCATATAGTGATTCACATTCCATTACTCTACCCATCTCAATGCATTTACGGCAGTATACATGGAGTTGATCACAGGTCTGGCATGGTATTTTTCCCAATAGAGATTTTTTGTAGTTATCGCAACGCTGGCATTTCGTTTGATGGAAAGTTTTTTGAAAAGATGGTACAGGGTTAAAATACTTAGTATCTAGTAGTTGTTTAAATGTGGATTCCGTTATGGGGATTTCCCGTCGCAATAATAATTTTCCATCGTAACGGGCAATAAAGTCTTGTTCCAATTGCATCGCCTCATGCTCCTTTAAAATGATAGAAAGCTGCCAGCCGAATGACTGGCAGAATATAGGTAATAAATCATATCTATTTCATATACCAGCATACACCAATTGCGCCTTCACCAAGATGGGTCCCTATTACCGGGCCGAAGTAGCTGATCATACTGTCCATATTCGGATACTCAGGATCGATGCTGTTTTTCAGTTCAACAGCCGATTGCTCATTATTAGCATGAATGAATACAACTTTCATATCCTTTCCTCTTCTGGCATCTTCTTCAAGCAATCCCAAAATCCGGTTGATTGCCTTTTTCCGTGTACGGATTTTCTCAAAGGGAACAATTACCTTATCTACAAAATGCAGAATCGGCTTGACCTGGAGCAAACTTCCAACAATTGCTTGAGCACCGTTTAAACGGCCTCCCCGTTGCAGATGACTGAGATCATCAACCATAAAATAGGCACGGATACTCTCTTTAATGTGATCAAGCTGTTTAACAATTTCATCCGGGTTTTTCCCATCATTAGCCATCTCGGCAGCTTCCAAAACATAAAATCCCTGGGCCATACAGCTGATCTCAGAGTCATACGGAAATACATCAATGCCTACCACCATTTCACCGGCACTTGCAACTGCCTGATATGTTCCACTGATCCCACTGGATAAATGAATGGAGATGACAGCATCATAATCGTTGGCAAGCTCCTCAAGTTTCTCAGAAATTTCTCCAATTGAAGGCTGGGAGGTTTTGGGAAGTTTATCGGCAGCTTTTACCTTTTGATAGAATTCCTCCGTTGTTATATCAATTCCTTCACGATAAGAAGTATCATCAAATACAACACTAAGCGGAACAACATGGATATCATGCTGTTTCAGCAACGTTTCCGGAAGATATGCCGTACTGTCAGTCATTATAGCAACCTTCATCATCTACCCTTCTCCTCTTCTAATTTTGTATTACTATTTTACATTAATACTATGAAAAATGCATTTGTTTTGGAGAGGTGACGATGATAGAGCTACTCCTGATCTGTTGATATATTTTCTCTTCTACCGATAAATTCGTTTTTCTCCCGTTAAATTAATCCTTCTCCCATTCTTTTCTTAATATATTTCCTGTTGAATCGATATAAGGACTCTGCTGCCAATTTCCCCTTCGCCCTCAGCTTTTCCTAAATAAAAAATACCCTGCCACCAATCACAGTGACAGAGTATTCAGTGTTAAGGAACAAAACTCCAACTTAATACGTTACTTCGACCCAGCCTTTGCGAATTGCCGATACAACTGCTTGTGTACGATCGTTAACGTTCATTTTCTGTAATATATTGCTGACATGGTTTTTCACAGTCTTCTCGCTTATATATAACGATTCTGCAACTGCACGATTGCTTTTACCGTCGGCTAGAAGTTGCAAAACTTCGCATTCGCGGCGTGTCAGCAAATGTAATGGCTTGCGGTATTCGAGATTATTTTCAGCTGCTCTCGACATGTTCTCCTGCGCGAGACGTCGATATTCCTGCACCAGATTGTGCGTAACTTTCGGATGAAGATAAGAACCGCCTTCACTAACCACTTTGATCGCTTCAATTAACGAATCCGAATCCATTTCTTTCAGCAGGTATCCTTGCGCACCGGTTTTTAGTGCATGGGTCACATAGCTTTCATCGTCATGAATAGACAGAATAATAATGCTTGTATCCGGAAAATGGCGTACCAAATCTGCTGTTGCCTGCACACCGTTCATTGTCGGCATATTAATGTCCATCAGCACAACATCCGGGTTATTTTCCTTGACAATTTTCGATGCTGTCAGTCCATCATCGCCCTCTGCGACAACTTCAAAAGCTGGTTCAAACTCCAAAATCCTTTTAACCCCTTCGCGAAAAAGCTTGTGGTCATCAATCAATACTATTCTTGTTCGTTTCGTATTCATCGGTATTGTTCCTCCCTGATTATTTTCTGTTTATGTTAAGTTACCCTATTACATTATCTATGAAGGCAAAATATCTATTTAAATATTAGTATACATAAATCTGTTGAAAAATGGTATGCCTTTAAGATGGATCATAAGGAACGCTTATCTGAATCATTGTCCCTTTCCCTACCCCCGTATCAATCGACAAATTTCCATCGAGCATCTCTACTCGCTCCCGCATACCGATTAATCCGAATGACTTATCACGCTTCATGTCCGGGTCAAAACCTTTTCCGTTGTCCTTAATTTCCACCGAAATATTTTGCTCATTTATTTCTATTTTTACCTTAATACATGTCGAATCAGCATGCTTGATTGCATTCTGTACTGCTTCCTGAACGAGCCGGAAAATAGCGATTTCGTATTTCTGGTTCAATCGTTTCTGTTCGCCGGCTGATGAAAATGTGATTTCAGCATCATTATAATCTGCGATGGTAGCTATATATTTTCTGATGGTTGGAACCAGCCCCAAATCATCCAGAGCCATTGGGCGCAAATCATAAATAATCCGGCGCACTTCATATAGTGATGAACGTACCATCTTACGCATACTTTTTACTTCTTTA is a window of Virgibacillus ihumii DNA encoding:
- the hpf gene encoding ribosome hibernation-promoting factor, HPF/YfiA family, whose product is MKYNIRGENLEVTGAIRDYVERKISKLERYFDTPPTSDVHVNLSVYNDEQRIEVTIPMTNLLLRAEEQHIDLYAAIDLVVDKLERQIRKYKTKVNRKFRQQGSPKHVFAELEKEANIQVAEANEDDIEIVRTKRFDLKPMDSEEAVMQMDMLGHAFYVFTNALSGDTNVVYRRKDGRYGLIEPNS
- a CDS encoding ComF family protein; its protein translation is MNCLWCDNEIIPVINWSNLFLLPEPEKLCEPCQGKLIVLDGQRCKKCSRHSNQSVCDDCRWWDKHKDPLILNYSIFQYNDLMQEMIARWKYRGDYCFAEAFHKQFRKGFQQKFSFLSKNAVAVPIPLSPERLMERGFNQADLLARFLPLETKEALSRVHGEKQSKKTRHERISAVNPFRILKPVDNPVVLIDDIYTTGTTIRHAASILKEGGCTEIYALTLVRG
- a CDS encoding DEAD/DEAH box helicase, with the protein product MECESLYEWSGPQVEWTTYANACTWHGELTTVQQKAAERIISAITAKESELLVWAVCGAGKTEMLFPGITEALRLGKRICIATPRTDVVRELLPRMRAAFSDVYIQGMYGGSRESDGTAQMIIATTHQLLRFKHAFDVIIIDEIDAFPYHADPSLAFASNRAKKVTSTTIYLTATPRPEHRKRIAMKRLPHIFVPSRFHGHPLPVPSYSMTFSLQKDLRQSTAPKTFLDWAKKRANPNRQLLIFVPTISLTENLIPNLITVLRDTNVTAVHASDKDREEKINRFRNKQIQTLVTTTILERGVTFPSVDVAVLDSGHTVFDEAALVQIAGRAGRSPADPTGEVVFFHDGKTEAMIDAVRSIKKMNRRGGFN
- a CDS encoding DegV family protein, encoding MKVAIMTDSTAYLPETLLKQHDIHVVPLSVVFDDTSYREGIDITTEEFYQKVKAADKLPKTSQPSIGEISEKLEELANDYDAVISIHLSSGISGTYQAVASAGEMVVGIDVFPYDSEISCMAQGFYVLEAAEMANDGKNPDEIVKQLDHIKESIRAYFMVDDLSHLQRGGRLNGAQAIVGSLLQVKPILHFVDKVIVPFEKIRTRKKAINRILGLLEEDARRGKDMKVVFIHANNEQSAVELKNSIDPEYPNMDSMISYFGPVIGTHLGEGAIGVCWYMK
- a CDS encoding response regulator; this translates as MNTKRTRIVLIDDHKLFREGVKRILEFEPAFEVVAEGDDGLTASKIVKENNPDVVLMDINMPTMNGVQATADLVRHFPDTSIIILSIHDDESYVTHALKTGAQGYLLKEMDSDSLIEAIKVVSEGGSYLHPKVTHNLVQEYRRLAQENMSRAAENNLEYRKPLHLLTRRECEVLQLLADGKSNRAVAESLYISEKTVKNHVSNILQKMNVNDRTQAVVSAIRKGWVEVTY